One Malus domestica chromosome 11, GDT2T_hap1 genomic region harbors:
- the LOC103448870 gene encoding F-box/LRR-repeat protein At4g14103-like, which produces MGSNSKLKYANACNKDRISALPDEIICNILSTLSTKEAVRTSIISPRWRNVWAHVPTLDLCDKHYQREFNPVGFSEFVDRALCIHSPFNNHEFRLSSAFAEFVDRALSIRGTSKIHRLRLCCSGVKNYPLIDAWIRTAIRLNVVELELVLYSFGRPFELARNLFTCKTLVVLKLLLESNITFTPTSDCFPSLKFFHAKVYDPDADSMEKLFSSCPALEELIIGGDIVASKVLNFNISTPELNRLKIFLAEDDFWEGSESNIFFNVNAPNLEKFDLEADFVANYILNANSLSEAKIDLEYVHTSGYIDYELGCVDRLERLFAGLLNVKYLSLSAPLFGDPECHTEDGFHLPELNRLNHLELLLFTCCNWKSLIDLLKISPHLEHLDVYNNKECTLENYRDLLVCEWVPPEFVPICLLSHIKTICLRGIQGRPDETEVTKYLLKHGEVLNKVTIYTCDFRVEDKLKLRQEISMFSKGSTTCQIEFLEK; this is translated from the exons ATGGGTTCGAACTCAAAGTTAAAGTATGCCAATGCATGcaacaaagatagaatcagtgCATTACCAGATGAAATTATCTGCAACATTCTTTCCACCCTGTCAACTAAAGAAGCTGTAAGGACCAGTATTATATCACCGAGATGGAGGAATGTGTGGGCTCATGTTCCCACTCTAGACCTTTGTGATAAGCATTATCAAAGAGAATTTAACCCAGTTGGTTTTTCTGAGTTTGTCGATCGTGCACTCTGCATTCATAGCCCGTTCAACAATCATGAATTCCGTCTCTCTAGTGCTTTTGCTGAGTTTGTGGATCGTGCACTCTCCATTCGTGGCACGTCCAAAATTCACAGACTCCGTCTTTGTTGCTCTGGGGTGAAGAATTATCCTCTTATTGATGCTTGGATAAGGACTGCCATTAGGCTTAATGTTGTTGAACTCGAACTTGTTCTGTATTCTTTTGGCCGCCCTTTTGAGTTGGCTAGAAATCTTTTCACGTGCAAAACGCTGGTCGTTTTGAAGCTTTTGCTGGAATCAAATATTACCTTCACTCCTACCTCAGATTGTTTCCCAAGTCTTAAGTTCTTCCATGCTAAAGTCTATGATCCTGATGCTGACTCAATGGAGAAGCTCTTTTCTTCTTGCCCTGCACTTGAAGAATTGATCATAGGAGGAGATATTGTAGCTAGTaaagttttgaattttaatatctCAACACCTGAACTAAACAGACTGAAAATATTCTTGGCGGAAGACGACTTTTGGGAAGGATCTGAGTCAAATATCTTTTTCAATGTTAATGCTCCAAACCTTGAAAAGTTTGATCTCGAGGCGGATTTTGTAGCAAACTATATTTTGAATGCAAATTCACTCAGCGAAGCCAAGATTGATCTCGAATATGTGCACACGTCTGGGTACATTGACTATGAACTTGGTTGTGTTGATCGTCTGGAAAGGCTTTTTGCAGGACTTCTCAATGTGAAATATCTGTCACTTTCAGCTCCACTTTTCGGG GATCCTGAATGTCACACTGAAGATGGTTTTCATCTGCCTGAACTGAATCGTTTGAACCATTTGGAGCTACTTCTTTTTACTTGCTGCAATTGGAAATCACTCATAGATTTGCTCAAGATATCGCCCCATCTGGAACATCTTGATGTTTATAAT AACAAGGAATGTACGTTGGAAAATTATCGTGATCTCTTGGTATGTGAATGGGTTCCACCTGAGTTTGTGCCTATTTGTTTGTTGTCGCACATCAAGACTATTTGCCTTCGAGGAATCCAGGGCCGGCCTGATGAGACAGAAGTGACAAAGTACTTGTTGAAGCATGGCGAAGTCCTGAATAAGGTCACGATTTATACGTGCGACTTCCGCGTAGAAGACAAGCTGAAACTACGTCaggaaatttcaatgttttcaaAGGGTTCGACGACttgtcaaattgaattcctgGAGAAATGA